In a single window of the Centropristis striata isolate RG_2023a ecotype Rhode Island chromosome 18, C.striata_1.0, whole genome shotgun sequence genome:
- the elovl4b gene encoding elongation of very long chain fatty acids protein 4b yields the protein MEVVTHFVNDTVEFYKWSLTIADKRVESWPMMSSPVPTLAISCLYLLFLWAGPRYMQDRQPYTLRKTLIVYNFSMVVLNFYIAKELLIGSRAAGYSYLCQPVKYSNDVNEVRIASALWWYYISKGVEFLDTVFFILRKKFTQVSFLHVYHHCTMFILWWIGIKWVPGGQSFFGATINSSIHVLMYGYYGLAALGPQMQKYLWWKKYLTIIQMIQFHVTIGHAGHSLYTGCPFPAWMQWALIGYAVTFIILFANFYYHAYRRKPSSTQKGGKPVANGTSMVTNGHSKVEEVEDNGKRQKKGRAKRE from the exons ATGGAGGTTGTAACACATTTTGTGAATGACACTGTAGAATTTTACAAATGGAGCCTTACTATAGCAG ACAAGAGGGTGGAGAGCTGGCCGATGATGTCATCTCCCGTCCCCACTCTGGCCATCAGCTGCCTGTACCTGCTCTTCCTGTGGGCGGGGCCTAGATACATGCAGGACCGCCAGCCCTATACACTCAGGAAGACCCTCATAGTCTACAACTTCAGCATGGTGGTACTCAACTTCTACATCGCCAAAGAG CTCCTAATAGGCTCTAGAGCAGCCGGGTACAGCTACCTCTGTCAGCCTGTCAAATACTCCAACGATGTCAATGAAGTCAGG ATAGCATCTGCTCTCTGGTGGTACTACATCTCCAAAGGAGTGGAATTCCTGGACACAGTGTTTTTCATCCTGAGGAAGAAGTTCACCCAGGTCAGCTTCCTCCACGTCTACCATCACTGCACCATGTTCATCCTCTGGTGGATCGGCATCAAATGGGTCCCTGGTGGGCAAT CATTTTTTGGAGCAACCATCAACTCTTCCATCCACGTCCTCATGTACGGTTACTACGGCCTGGCAGCTTTGGGTCCTCAGATGCAGAAGTACCTCTGGTGGAAGAAATACCTCACTATTATCCAGATG ATCCAGTTCCACGTGACCATCGGCCATGCTGGCCACTCCCTCTACACAGGCTGTCCATTCCCCGCATGGATGCAGTGGGCTCTGATTGGCTACGCGGTCACCTTCATCATCCTCTTCGCCAACTTCTATTACCACGCTTACCGACGCAAACCTTCCTCCACACAGAAGGGAGGCAAGCCCGTGGCAAACGGCACCTCTATGGTAACTAACGGTCATAGCaaagtggaggaggtggaggataACGGCAAGAGGCAAAAGAAAGGAAGAGCGAAGAGGgagtaa
- the LOC131991430 gene encoding protein SOGA3-like has product MKAAAGGAADPPSSSTSSTDNSAGRRRRHHRAPSPATAQEGATKRAPRPPGRSRSPLPAGRSRNTGARECLRSADGGEREPQSRGGAAVHPDGAEADLVGPNRADAVGEDPTDLSASARRSALRLPCLKGDSSQRLLPGRGSFSVAEKAKKPGEEGGRRERSGASAGCGAGLGLGLWRGGCLQAELIQFHLQKRLRRSGAKMQTKTGDMDAEEAAVGEPEPAAEATEAGSVTQQDQAYEDEMERLLEENEDLKCEIEEMRTEMDEMRDTFYEEDTCQLQEMRRELERANKNCRILQYRLRKAERKRLRYAQTGEIDEELLRSLEQDLKVAKDVSVRLHHELEKVEEKRTKTEEENEKLRQKLIEVEVTKQALQNELDKTKESQKRRGSKDVPKTGKSAQTPTEEDNEDLKCQLAFIKEEAVLMRKKTAKIDKEKDRLEQELQKYRSFYGELDSTHPKGEAGGPPTTRESELKLRLRLVEEEANILGRKIVELEVENRGLRAELDDLRGEGEGAGGSGCGAMGGSGSGRGLGDDLTELRQQLQLVEDEAELLRRNLADAEDQNKRVTAELNKLRFKAGTHEGGARHGGGSGGGGGGGIDGAKAEALQEELKAARLQINDLSGKVMQLQYENRVLLSNMQRYDLASHLSLRPSPRDSDAESDAGGATSGRRESDEDSTSSRLLPPHRKREGPVGGESDSDEVRNNNGSSRCLTPTRGLYTPTGPEGAASSALARFLPGGRCSLRERQQMTDIRMEAERLVRTMDRLIADTATIISEARVFVSNGDLMFGRGGEEGGEEEGGRIREHELLYRINAQMKAFRKELQSFIDRLEVPRLEDREAEEPLSMFQPIILLILILVLFSSLSYATIFKLVFLFTLFFVL; this is encoded by the exons ATGAAGGCTGCCGCCGGCGGCGCTGCAGATCCTCCATCATCGTCAACATCATCGACAGACAATAgcgcagggaggaggaggaggcaccACCGGGCTCCCTCGCCGGCTACAGCCCAGGAAGGGGCAACCAAGCGAGCTCCAAGACCCCCAGGCAGGTCCAGATCCCCTCTTCCCGCAGGAAGGAGCAGGAACACTGGGGCGAGGGAGTGTCTGAGGTCCGCTGACGGAGGGGAGAGAGAGCCCCAGAGCCGCGGCGGGGCAGCTGTTCACCCGGATGGTGCTGAAGCTGATCTAGTCGGACCAAACAGGGCGGATGCTGTCGGGGAAGATCCGACAGATTTATCAGCATCGGCCCGTCGCTCTGCTTTACGCTTGCCTTGCCTTAAAGGCGACTCCTCCCAGCGTCTGTTGCCCGGCAGAGGCTCCTTCTCCGTAGCGGAGAAAGCGAAGAAACCCGGAGAGGAAGGCGGCCGCAGGGAGAGAAGCGGCGCGTCAGCGGGCTGCGGCGCGGGCCTCGGTTTGGGTCTGTGGAGAGGAGGATGCTTACAGGCTGAACTCATCCAGTTCCACCTGCAGAAGAGACTGAGAAGAAGCGGGGCGAAGATGCAAACCAAGACTGGCGACATGGATGCGGAGGAGGCCGCTGTGGGAGAGCCGGAGCCGGCTGCAGAGGCGACAGAGGCGGGGTCCGTGACACAGCAGGACCAGGCCTATGAAGACGAGATGGAGAGACTGCTCGAGGAAAATGAAGATCTGAAG TGTGAAATTGAGGAGATGAGGACCGAGATGGACGAGATGCGGGACACATTCTACGAAGAAGACACGTGTCAGCTGCAGGAGATGAGACGTGAGCTGGAGAGGGCCAATAAAAACTGCCGGATCCTGCAGTACCGTCTGAGGAAGGCTGAGAGGAAGAGACTGCGTTACGCCCAGACAGGAGAGATCGATGAGGAGCTGCTGAGGAGTCTGGAGCAGGACCTGAAG GTCGCGAAAGACGTGTCTGTGAGGCTGCACCATGAGCTCGAAAAGGTGGAGGAGAAGCGCACAAAGACGGAGGAGGAGAATGAAAAACTGAGACAGAAACTCATAGAAGTGGAAGTGACCAAACAAGCCCTGCAGAATGAACTAGACAAAACCAAAGAG TCTCAAAAGAGAAGAGGAAGCAAGGACGTCCCGAAAACAGGAAAATCTGCACAGACTCCTACAGAG GAGGACAATGAGGACCTAAAGTGCCAGCTGGCTTTCATCAAAGAGGAAGCAGTGCTTATGAGAAAGAAGACAGCCAAGATTGACAAAGAGAAGGACCGTCTGGAGCAAGAGCTGCAGAAGTACCGTTCCTTCTATGGTGAACTGGACAGCACCCATCCTAAAGGAGAGGCTGGGGGTCCGCCCACCACACGCGAATCTGAGCTGAAGCTTCGACTCCgcctggtggaggaggaggccaACATCCTGGGGAGGAAAATAGTGGAGCTGGAG GTTGAGAACCGTGGGCTGAGGGCGGAGCTGGATGACCTCCGTGGTGAAGGCGAGGGTGCTGGAGGCTCCGGTTGTGGGGCCATGGGTGGGTCCGGCTCAGGGCGAGGCCTTGGTGATGATCTGACGGAGCTccggcagcagctgcagctggtGGAGGACGAGGCAGAGCTGCTGAGGAGGAACCTCGCTGATGCAGAAGATCAAAACAAGAGAGTGACTGCTGAGCTGAACAAGTTACGGTTCAAAGCCGGCACCCACGAGGGCGGAGCCAGGCATGGGGGAGGATCgggcggaggaggaggtggagggattGATGGAGCAAAGGCAGAAGCCCTGCAGGAGGAGTTAAAGGCAGCAAGGCTACAGATCAATGACCTGAGTGGAAAG GTGATGCAGCTGCAGTACGAGAACCGTGTCCTCCTCTCCAACATGCAGCGCTATGACCTGGCCTCCCATCTCTCCCTGCGGCCCAGCCCACGGGACAGCGACGCAGAGAGCGATGCCGGCGGTGCCACAAGTGGTCGCCGCGAGAGTGACGAGGACTCCACCTCCTCCCGTCTCCTCCCACCACACCGCAAACGCGAGGGCCCTGTCGGAGGGGAGAGCGACTCAGATGAGGTCAGAAACAATAACGGGAGCAGCCGCTGCCTGACGCCCACACGGGGCCTCTACACCCCCACTGGACCCGAGGGCGCCGCCTCCTCCGCCTTGGCCCGCTTCCTGCCTGGTGGCCGCTGCAGCCTGCGCGAAAGGCAGCAAATGACTGACATCCGCATGGAGGCGGAGAGGCTCGTCCGGACCATGGACCGGCTCATCGCTGACACGGCCACCATCATCTCAGAGGCAAGGGTCTTTGTTTCAAACGGCGACCTGATGTtcgggagaggaggagaggagggcggagaggaggaagggggcAGGATCAGGGAACATGAGCTGCTGTATCGCATTAACGCTCAGATGAAGGCCTTCCGGAAAGAACTGCAGAGTTTCATAGACAGACTTGAAGTACCGAGGCTTGAGGACAGGGAGGCGGAGGAGCCGCTGTCG ATGTTCCAGCCGATCATTCTGCTCATCCTCATCCTTGTGTtattctcctccctctcttacGCCACCATCTTCAAACTAGTCtttctttttactcttttctttgtTCTGTGA